The genomic stretch ATCCAGGTTTCCTTTTAATATCTTTCAAATACCATTGACTTTTCACGATTATATACGAGATAGATCCATAAATTGCCAAGTCATCCGTTTTTCCATTCTCTAATGGTGTTTTGCATAGTATAAAGTTCCTATTATGAGTTCGCTTGAGATACTATATTCTCCAGACTCTTTATCTCTTTCTGGCAATTTAACTGCCCCGATAACTTCGACTTTCAATATGTGTGTTATTCTGTTTTCACCTTATTTTTTCGTTGTTTGTGGCTGTAGTGACTTTCCTACGTCCTTTCATTATGGGTACTTCGTGGAAGTCTTCaattctatttaaattaaatattaaattaaattaattgtaaggAAAAAGTTTTTCTCTTTTCAAGTGGAAAGAAAAGAGGAAACTTATCGCTGATTACAAAGGCATCACAGACATCGGTGGCGATCGCAATGCTCAATATTCTATACATTGTGACTTTAAAACATTAAGCATATCACAATGCAGGACAATCGCTGTTCGATCTTCACGTGTCACTCTGAACCCTCCGCCATTCACaagtttaatttgaatttttaaaaaacaaagggcttataataaaaaatatcttaatttcCTAGTAGTAAACATCGGTCTGCTTTAGAGCGTTTTGTCGTAGTTTCGACCGTGTCCCTGATGTTAGACCAATTACTGTAGACGGCGACCTGTGAACTGAAGCCTTTCGGATTTGTAAAGCTGTATAGTCTGGCAATGGCACTGGAGGCAACTCTTCGTCCACATCTATTTGCTTCCTCATTGGGTGAACCTTCGACGGAAGGTACGTCCAGGGCAACTGACCTTGAATTTGCAGTGATTCATCACGGTTGTTCACCTGGTTTGGTAATTCTTCACTGAAAGCATTTGTTACTTGAGAAGTGTCTAATTCATTTGGTATAATAACAGGTACCTCATTAAAGCTTAATACGTGTTTTTCTTCGATTCGGCGCGTCTTACGCGGAGATTCAACTGTAGGCTGGAATTGAGATACTGTCTGTTCAATTTCGGTCGCTTCTATGTTGGCCTGTCTCCGAAGTTGTGGTCGTGGAATGGACGGAAGTGAGAGATCCATACCATCCATTGTCGGGGCACCGACAGAACTCAACGTAGCTTCAGATATAGCTGATTCTATGATAGAATTTCGAGGCGTCAGTTCTTTGTAAGGAGTTTCCACAGTAATAGCGCGATCGATATATTCATTTGGTTTCCATAATGATATTGCAATCACTAAGCCTATattaaaaaagattaaaaacaCGAATTTTGAAAAGAGAATAGCCATCAGCCATGCAGCCCAAACTGTTCTAATTTCAGTATTTCCAGCACCGCTTAATGTTGCACCTATGTAATCAAT from Leptidea sinapis chromosome 22, ilLepSina1.1, whole genome shotgun sequence encodes the following:
- the LOC126970932 gene encoding uncharacterized protein LOC126970932, encoding MVNFLVFGAVFTLIQAVFQIVFAALALAQYYCLINFMKSIPILLYVRMLYYHHPERCGEIINIGQSVEELNNQAIVFISREPLTVTRTFYINIIYVTLGVLWAISSAILMWSARHRTPIRWPWTMMTIAVCSADIVVSILFTNDTFHTRTLRDIIDYIGATLSGAGNTEIRTVWAAWLMAILFSKFVFLIFFNIGLVIAISLWKPNEYIDRAITVETPYKELTPRNSIIESAISEATLSSVGAPTMDGMDLSLPSIPRPQLRRQANIEATEIEQTVSQFQPTVESPRKTRRIEEKHVLSFNEVPVIIPNELDTSQVTNAFSEELPNQVNNRDESLQIQGQLPWTYLPSKVHPMRKQIDVDEELPPVPLPDYTALQIRKASVHRSPSTVIGLTSGTRSKLRQNALKQTDVYY